The Deltaproteobacteria bacterium genome window below encodes:
- a CDS encoding FAD-binding protein: MTENAISALRAIFGERLRTSLEDRICYSYDATGKEFLPDAVAWPLNPEEIRRTVLLANEHLFPVVPRGAGSGFSGGSLPVRGGVVISTERMDRILSIDSENLVAVVEPGVVTERLKEEAKKQGLYYPPDPASLKFCTIGGNLAECAGGMCAVKYGVTRDYVLGLEAVLGTGELVRTGVCTVKGVVGYDLTRMLVGSEGTLGIITKATLKLIPLPETAATLLAFFPSNEKGARAVAGIVQERITPCALELMDRTAVECVRRMADLSLPEGTGCALLIEVDGLEASVAREADRVEEACLRFGAIEVRKAADAAGRDNLWKLRRSISPAVRQVNPVKINEDIVVPRSRLVEMFAFLSDLSERQDLKIVNFGHAGDGNIHVNIMISGKDEDERGRADKAVEAVFRKTVELGGTISGEHGIGIAKAPYMEMEVGPLGVSVMKRLKNCFDPNGILNPGKIFLEESAVRR; the protein is encoded by the coding sequence ATGACCGAGAACGCGATCTCCGCTCTCCGGGCGATATTCGGGGAGCGGCTGCGGACCTCGCTCGAGGACCGCATCTGCTATTCATACGACGCCACGGGTAAGGAATTCCTCCCGGACGCGGTCGCCTGGCCGCTGAACCCGGAGGAGATACGCCGGACGGTCCTGCTGGCGAACGAGCACCTGTTTCCCGTAGTCCCGCGCGGGGCCGGTTCAGGTTTTTCAGGCGGCTCGCTTCCTGTCCGCGGCGGGGTCGTTATTTCCACCGAACGGATGGACCGCATCCTTTCGATCGACTCGGAGAACCTGGTCGCGGTCGTCGAACCGGGCGTGGTGACCGAGAGGCTGAAGGAAGAGGCGAAGAAGCAGGGGCTTTATTACCCTCCCGACCCCGCGTCGCTCAAGTTCTGCACCATAGGCGGCAACCTGGCCGAGTGCGCGGGCGGCATGTGCGCCGTCAAGTACGGAGTGACGAGGGATTACGTCCTGGGCCTGGAGGCGGTGCTGGGGACCGGCGAGCTCGTGCGTACGGGAGTCTGCACCGTGAAGGGAGTGGTGGGCTACGACCTTACGCGCATGCTCGTCGGATCGGAGGGGACGCTGGGGATCATCACGAAGGCGACGCTTAAATTGATCCCCCTCCCTGAAACCGCCGCCACGCTTCTTGCCTTCTTCCCTTCGAACGAAAAAGGGGCGCGGGCCGTCGCGGGGATCGTGCAGGAGCGCATAACTCCCTGCGCGTTGGAGCTAATGGACCGCACGGCCGTCGAATGCGTCCGGCGGATGGCGGACCTGTCGCTCCCGGAGGGAACCGGCTGCGCCCTGCTGATCGAAGTGGACGGGCTGGAGGCCTCCGTGGCGCGCGAGGCGGATCGAGTCGAGGAGGCCTGCCTCCGGTTCGGCGCCATCGAAGTGAGGAAGGCTGCCGACGCGGCGGGGCGGGATAACCTGTGGAAGCTGCGCCGGTCGATCTCGCCGGCGGTGCGGCAGGTGAATCCCGTGAAGATCAACGAGGACATCGTCGTCCCCCGCAGCCGTCTCGTGGAGATGTTCGCATTCCTGTCGGATCTTTCGGAACGCCAGGACCTCAAGATCGTGAATTTCGGCCACGCGGGCGACGGAAACATCCATGTGAACATCATGATCTCCGGAAAGGACGAAGACGAACGCGGCCGCGCCGACAAGGCGGTGGAAGCGGTGTTTCGCAAAACGGTCGAGCTGGGGGGCACTATTTCCGGCGAGCACGGCATCGGTATCGCCAAGGCCCCGTACATGGAGATGGAAGTCGGGCCGCTGGGCGTTTCCGTGATGAAGCGATTGAAAAATTGTTTCGACCCGAACGGCATCCTCAACCCTGGGAAGATCTTCCTCGAAGAATCCGCGGTACGCCGTTGA
- a CDS encoding alpha/beta fold hydrolase: MPEIFVQGYDVHFQDTVKSLPHTVVFLHGSGGSHHTWRDQWAGLKGIARLVIPDLPGHSESLGAPKETVEEYSAWFAEFLKEAGLGKFILAGHSMGGAIALQAALDRIKGLQALILAGTGAKLKVSPVIFDGIANRFKDFAPELVDWMMARETDRLLRDDVTKDVLSTRPGTFFADFRACDGFDVRGRLGEIGVPALAICGDDDRLAPLKYSEFLAANIRGAVLKIVHGAGHIAMLEKPAEVNNVITSFVHSLS, translated from the coding sequence ATGCCGGAGATCTTCGTCCAGGGGTACGATGTCCATTTCCAGGACACCGTGAAGTCTCTTCCTCATACCGTCGTTTTCCTCCATGGATCGGGGGGTTCTCACCACACGTGGCGGGATCAATGGGCGGGCCTGAAAGGCATCGCGCGCCTTGTCATCCCGGACCTCCCGGGGCATTCCGAATCGCTCGGGGCTCCGAAGGAAACGGTGGAGGAGTATTCGGCGTGGTTCGCCGAGTTCCTGAAGGAGGCCGGCCTGGGGAAGTTCATACTCGCGGGCCATTCGATGGGCGGTGCGATCGCCCTGCAGGCGGCGCTGGACAGGATCAAGGGGCTTCAGGCGCTGATACTCGCCGGCACCGGAGCGAAGCTCAAGGTCAGCCCGGTGATCTTCGACGGGATCGCGAACCGGTTCAAGGATTTCGCGCCGGAGCTTGTCGACTGGATGATGGCGCGGGAAACCGACCGCCTGCTGCGGGATGACGTGACGAAAGACGTTCTTTCTACGCGGCCGGGAACGTTCTTCGCGGATTTCCGCGCCTGCGACGGGTTCGACGTCCGGGGCAGATTGGGGGAAATCGGCGTCCCCGCTCTTGCTATCTGCGGCGACGACGACCGCCTGGCGCCCCTGAAGTACTCCGAGTTCCTCGCCGCGAATATCAGGGGTGCGGTCCTCAAGATCGTACACGGCGCGGGCCACATCGCGATGCTCGAGAAGCCGGCCGAGGTGAACAACGTGATCACCTCGTTCGTCCACTCCCTCTCGTAG
- a CDS encoding (Fe-S)-binding protein: MKTVGREILWNLPPGAATVMYALFGAVVAVFAWGVFQRVSAWQRGRPERENRVDDLWRRTVDTLRIAIGQRKVLERNAGGLMHLAIYSAFIALFIVTCLVAVEFDLGIRILDGNFYIAFKLFANTFGAVLLAGVFFAMARRYFFRTEYLTRDGDDLLQLLLIAAIGITGFLIESLRIAATRPIASSVSFVSAAIAPYFAGVPMENLLSAHRALWWTHLLLAFGFLASIPLTKMLHMGAGTVNVFLRTSRPKGALQPIPGIEDEEKIGVAAVEDFSWKQLLSSDACTKCGRCQDECPAYAAEMPLSPRDVVLKTREEMSREIRWSLVPSTATMDRKTGKPAVSSFTFDVLFPDEIWSCTTCRACMQACPVLIEHIDMIVDVRRGYVTGSKIPDGARLALRKMGDTGNPWGLPQDDRIQWTAGLDVPIAADRKTFEYLYWPGCAGAYDPRNQKVTRTIVSLLSRAGVDFAVLGLEETCCGAFARPMGEEGLFQLGMVEMVKELFAAYNVRKVITQCPHCFNTFRNEYPQFGVNVEVVHHSVLLRDLIAQGKLVPSKRINRLVAIHDSCYLGRHNDIYDAPREALGSVPGITVNEMDKTRERGFCCGGGGGGMWLELPGRRINHLRFDQAMRTGSNAIGSACPYCLIMFDDAAKFRNLDESVQTRDIAEIIAESM; encoded by the coding sequence ATGAAAACCGTCGGCCGGGAAATACTTTGGAACCTGCCTCCAGGCGCAGCGACCGTCATGTATGCCCTGTTCGGGGCCGTCGTCGCCGTATTTGCATGGGGGGTGTTCCAGCGTGTCTCCGCCTGGCAGCGAGGACGCCCGGAAAGGGAAAATCGCGTGGACGATCTTTGGCGGCGCACCGTGGATACCCTGCGGATCGCGATCGGCCAGCGGAAGGTCCTCGAAAGGAACGCAGGCGGCCTCATGCACCTGGCCATCTATTCCGCGTTCATCGCGTTGTTCATCGTCACCTGCCTCGTCGCCGTGGAATTCGACCTGGGCATCCGCATCCTCGACGGAAACTTCTACATTGCGTTCAAGCTGTTCGCGAACACCTTCGGGGCGGTGCTTCTCGCGGGGGTATTTTTCGCCATGGCGCGCCGCTACTTCTTCCGGACGGAGTATCTAACCCGCGACGGCGACGACCTTCTCCAGCTTCTTCTCATCGCGGCCATCGGCATCACCGGGTTCCTGATCGAGTCCCTGCGGATCGCGGCGACGCGCCCCATCGCATCCTCCGTGTCCTTCGTAAGCGCCGCGATCGCACCGTACTTCGCGGGCGTTCCGATGGAGAATCTCCTTTCCGCTCACCGGGCGTTGTGGTGGACGCACCTTCTTCTCGCCTTCGGATTTCTTGCCTCCATCCCGCTGACGAAGATGCTGCACATGGGAGCGGGAACGGTTAACGTCTTCCTTCGCACTTCCCGCCCGAAGGGAGCGCTTCAGCCGATTCCCGGCATAGAGGACGAGGAAAAGATCGGGGTCGCGGCGGTGGAGGACTTTTCCTGGAAGCAGCTTCTCTCTTCGGACGCCTGCACGAAATGCGGGCGGTGCCAGGACGAATGCCCCGCCTACGCCGCGGAAATGCCCCTGTCTCCCAGGGACGTGGTCCTCAAGACCAGGGAGGAGATGAGCCGTGAGATCCGCTGGAGCCTCGTACCCTCCACCGCGACGATGGACAGGAAAACCGGGAAACCGGCCGTATCTTCCTTCACGTTCGACGTCCTGTTCCCCGACGAGATCTGGTCCTGCACGACTTGCAGGGCATGCATGCAGGCGTGCCCGGTGCTGATAGAGCATATCGACATGATCGTCGACGTGCGCCGCGGCTACGTAACCGGATCGAAGATTCCCGACGGCGCCCGATTGGCTCTCAGGAAAATGGGCGATACGGGGAATCCCTGGGGGCTTCCGCAGGACGACCGCATCCAGTGGACCGCGGGCCTCGACGTGCCTATCGCGGCGGACAGGAAAACTTTCGAATACCTGTACTGGCCCGGGTGCGCAGGGGCGTACGATCCGCGGAACCAGAAAGTCACCCGGACGATCGTGTCCCTGTTATCCCGCGCCGGGGTTGATTTCGCCGTACTGGGGCTCGAAGAAACGTGCTGCGGCGCATTCGCCCGTCCGATGGGCGAGGAAGGGCTCTTCCAGCTGGGCATGGTGGAAATGGTCAAGGAGCTGTTCGCGGCCTACAACGTCCGCAAAGTGATAACGCAGTGCCCGCACTGCTTCAATACGTTCCGAAACGAGTACCCGCAATTCGGAGTGAACGTGGAGGTCGTCCACCATTCGGTCCTTCTCCGTGACCTGATCGCCCAGGGGAAACTCGTTCCTTCGAAGAGGATCAACCGTCTCGTGGCCATCCACGATTCCTGTTATCTTGGGAGGCACAACGATATATACGACGCTCCCCGTGAAGCGCTGGGCTCCGTGCCCGGCATCACGGTAAACGAGATGGACAAGACCCGCGAGCGTGGTTTCTGCTGCGGGGGGGGCGGAGGCGGCATGTGGCTCGAGCTCCC